Proteins encoded within one genomic window of Aspergillus nidulans FGSC A4 chromosome VII:
- a CDS encoding NEDD8-conjugating protein UBC12 (transcript_id=CADANIAT00009249): MLKIWSMKQQQQQAENAEGAAGKKKKKVTAAQLRVQRDLQELTLGSTMKMAFPNPDDILNFTLTIEPDEGMYKGGSFIFTFAVNQNFPHDPPKVKCTQKIYHPNIDLEGNVCLNILREDWKPVLNLNAVIVGMQFLFLEPNASDPLNKEAAEDLRQNRDLFKRNVRNSMAGGNVRGVTFDRVLR; this comes from the exons ATGCTAAAAATCTGGTCTATG aaacaacagcagcagcaagctgaaAATGCTGAAGGCGCtgcaggaaagaagaagaagaaggttaCAGCTGCTCAGCTGCGTGTTCAGCGAG ACCTTCAAGAACTCACCCTCGGAAGCACAATGAAAATGGCGTTTCCAAACCCTGACGACATCTTGAATTTCACACTGACCATTGAGCCGGACGAGGGCATGTACAAGGGTGGCTCATTCATCTTCACCTTCGCCGTCAACCAGAACTTCCCGCATGACCCGCCGAAAGTCAAGTGCACGCAAAAGATTTACCATCCAAATATTGACCTGGAGGGGAATGTTTGTCTGAATATTCTGcgtgaagactggaaacCCGTGCTGAATCTGAATGCAGTCATCGTGGGCATGCAG TTCCTTTTCCTTGAGCCGAACGCTTCCGATCCGTTAAATAAAGAGGCTGCTGAGGACCTGCGACAGAACCGCGACCTATTTAAGCGCAACGTCCGCAATTCAATGGCTGGTGGAAACGTTCGTGGTGTTACATTTGATAGGGTTCTACGATGA
- a CDS encoding cytochrome c oxidase subunit VIIa (transcript_id=CADANIAT00009250) → MATAIAPITGMLRRGLVLDLSTAFGFGTTFGYLWWYGYHLPRVRARDEYYNRLEQERAAGQA, encoded by the exons ATGGCTACCGCTATCGCTCCTATCACCGGC ATGCTCCGCCGTGGTCTCGTTCTTGACCTGAGCACCGCTTTTG GTTTCGGCACCACCTTTGGCTACCTCTGGTGGTACG GCTACCACCTCCCTCGCGTCCGCGCTCGTGATGAGTACTACAACCGCCTCGAGCAAGAGCGCGCCGCCGGCCAGGCGTAA
- a CDS encoding TBP-associated factor 8 family protein (transcript_id=CADANIAT00009251) translates to MAPSSPAVKRSLSSFSEQQTVPDTKRIKRHYHHHHRLREPVTPCLPEPAIADDAYVDRAMGRVIGQSLRNCGFDIADPLAVESFRDAAEEYLLRLASYVRTSMLSSRRLQPIPHDFEYALKRHHLPVGSLIPHLQPTPKVEPTPTLLPSPPPEEDDFKILPSLEPELSGEDDRARSTYIPKHFPEFPSKHTYRHTPVYTERERDPRKIRERAADDGRHGEEALRKLARAAFKDNQAGSGGRAKKRWGGKTESFESMFDKTVKGLTKKVTNNEAAGPTGSSNAMEIDSGITPVTERKPAVFKGLTSIELPPIINCERGFWRRTAAPGRQRPEENPSAKHNPELSRVESWVST, encoded by the exons ATGGCGCCCTCTTCGCCGGCCGTCAAACGGTCGCTTTCATCATTCTCTGAACAGCAGACTGTTCCCGACACTAAGCGAATCAAGCGCCATTaccatcaccaccatcgTCTACGTGAACCGGTTACCCCATGCTTGCCGGAGCCTGCTATCGCCGATGATGCCTACGTCGACCGGGCCATGGGACGCGTTATAGGGCAATCGCTACGAAACTGCGGGTTCGACATCGCTGACCCACTGGCGGTGGAGAGTTTCCGCGATGCAGCGGAGGAGT ATCTTCTGCGGCTTGCCTCATATGTGCGCACATCTATGCTTTCAAGCAGACGCCTCCAACCTATCCCTCACGACTTCGAATATGCTCTGAAACGTCACCATTTGCCTGTCGGCTCCCTTATCCCGCACCTACAGCCTACCCCAAAAGTCGAACCCACCCCTACCCTACTACCTAGCCCTCCgccagaagaggatgacTTCAAGATCTTACCTTCTCTCGAACCAGAGTTAAGTGGTGAGGACGACCGCGCCAGGAGCACATACATCCCGAAACACTTTCCCGAGTTCCCGAGCAAACATACCTACCGTCACACACCAGTCTATACCGAGCGAGAACGAGATCCTCGTAAGATCCGTGAGCGAGCAGCCGACGATGGTCGgcatggagaggaagcgtTGCGAAAGCTCGCTCGAGCGGCGTTCAAAGACAATCAGGCCGGATCTGGTGGTCGTGCTAAGAAACGGTGGGGTGGGAAGACGGAGAGCTTCGAGAGCATGTTTGACAAGACGGTCAAGGGGTTAACCAAAAAGGTGACAAATAATGAAGCCGCAGGCCCCACAGGCAGTTCAAACGCGATGGAAATCGATTCCGGCATCACCCCGGTCACTGAACGAAAGCCCGCCGTATTTAAAGGCTTAACTAGCATTGAATTACCACCCATCATAAATTGCGAACGGGGCTTTTGGCGGCGAACCGCGGCGCCAGGGAGACAAAGGCCGGAGGAGAATCCAAGCGCAAAGCATAATCCAGAACTGTCAAGAGTTGAGAGTTGGGTAAGCACATAA
- a CDS encoding putative Rad51 family DNA repair protein (transcript_id=CADANIAT00009252) codes for MSASFGEKLLQEVHEESLEELLHDLKVLHREHSGTTKTRLGVSPIDELLELFGTYSQPLHGLPGTREDIVADPDGDTVAGENHEPAHLEVPVHPAFPSRPYTILEISSTCSAAGKSQVLYYLAALAVLPSRFNGIPLNGSNSAVVFIDTDGRFDAERLRTVARGIVLDKLENTSDADTENHGAVEAMTFASLQHIHVFRPQSSLALLATLQSLDAYLLDLSRHASGNRALRAIMIDSATAFLWQDKLQDEIARTEDIGRSAAEIERERLQREKFYLADIYADLVTSLKQLQSTFDCDVIYTATSFGGRSTENPSMPYGSYNPLDTALQTPSFRSPLPSPWGLFPTLRLVLQRKVLRPFPPGATVQEAERDAPMRQKVAMRGEFLGFVNGWGREDWPRRRLEELKRRGAQFTFNVGQNSVTLN; via the exons ATGTCCGCCAGTTTCGGAGAAAAACTGCTCCAAGAAGTTCATGAAGAAAGTTTAGAAGAG TTGCTACATGACTTGAAAGTGCTACATCGAGAGCATTCGGGGACCACCAAAACCCGCCTTGGTGTCTCGCCcattgatgagcttctagAGCTTTTTGGGACGTATTCTCAGCCACTGCATGGCCTACCCGGGACAAGGGAGGATATTGTTGCTGATCCGGATGGCGATACCGTCGCTGGAGAAAACCACGAGCCGGCACATCTTGAAGTGCCCGTTCATCCGGCATTTCCTAGTCGGCCTTATACCATCCTAGAGATATCTAGCACATGCTCTGCGGCTGGCAAGTCCCAGGTATTATATTATCTAGCTGCTCTGGCAGTGCTACCGTCCAGATTCAACGGAATCCCGCTCAATGGATCCAATTCCGCCGTAGTCTTTATTGACACTGACGGCCGTTTCGATGCTGAGCGTCTACGCACTGTCGCCCGCGGGATTGTTCTGGACAAACTTGAAAACACAAGTGATGCTGATACTGAAAACCACGGAGCTGTTGAAGCTATGACTTTTGCGTCTCTACAGCACATCCACGTTTTTCGGCCGCAGTCGTCTTTGGCATTACTCGCTACATTGCAATCCCTGGACGCATATCTGCTTGACCTTTCCCGTCATGCTTCAGGTAACCGGGCCCTTCGGGCTATAATGATCGACAGTGCAACTGCCTTCCTCTGGCAAGACAAGCTGCAAGATGAGATCGCGCGCACTGAGGATATTGGCCGGTCAGCGGCGGAAATAGAACGCGAGCGTCTCCAGAGAGAGAAATTTTACCTCGCAGATATATACGCGGACTTGGTCACAAGTTTgaaacagctgcagagcacATTTGATTGCGATGTCATATATACTGCTACCTCTTTTGGTGGTAGATCAACGGAGAATCCATCTATGCCGTATGGCTCGTATAACCCGCTAGATACTGCACTCCAGACACCGTCTTTTCGTTCTCCGTTACCCTCTCCTTGGGGATTGTTTCCTACACTCCGGCTGGTGCTGCAACGAAAAGTGCTTCGTCCGTTCCCACCCGGTGCGACTGTCCaagaggcggagagggaTGCGCCTATGCGGCAGAAGGTGGCTATGCGAGGGGAGTTCTTGGGGTTTGTGAATGGGTGGGGACGAGAGGATTGGCCACGAAGGAGattggaagagctgaagaggcgAGGAGCACAGTTCACGTTCAATGTTGGGCAAAACAGCGTCACATTGAACTGA
- a CDS encoding threo-3-hydroxy-L-aspartate ammonia-lyase SRY1 (transcript_id=CADANIAT00009253), giving the protein MAPQLPTPNSIQEAYTLITPYIHRTPLLTNRTLNAIASARQSPDALRGTPFEGSTPAHPKINFFFKCENFQRIGAFKARGAFHALLRLIEREGEENALALASSTLGIPAYIVMPKISTPSKIAGTQSHGAEVIFSGSTSVEREAVVADVQARTGAILVPPYDDYHIICGQGTTGLEMHAQYLDAVREKPELSVHESESPSAREGLDAVITPIGGGGLNSGVATFFSDKTTKVFGAEPSFEGADDCRRGLDAGQRVESVKTLTIADGLRTPVGVLNWEVISDKSKVAGVFSVTEEQIKAAMRLVLERMKVVVEPSAVVGLAVCLYNEEFRRLVEREAPAGWDVGIVFSGGNTTVEAIGKLFG; this is encoded by the exons ATGGCTCCTCAACTCCCGACCCCAAATTCTATACAAGAAGCTTACACCCTCATAACCCCGTACATCCACCGCACCCCGCTCCTTACAAATCGCACCCTCAACGCCATTGCTTCAGCCCGGCAGTCACCCGATGCGCTACGCGGAACACCTTTCGAAGGCTCGACCCCAGCGCACCCCAAGATaaacttcttcttcaaatgCGAGAACTTTCAACGCATCGGCGCGTTCAAGGCCCGCGGCGCATTTCACGcgctgctgaggctgattGAGCgtgagggcgaggagaat GCCCTTGCGCTCGCCTCCTCAACTCTCGGGATTCCCGCGTATATTGTCATGCCGAAAATCAGCACTCCCTCCAAGATCGCAGGGACGCAGTCTCACGGCGCAGAAGTGATTTTCAGCGGCTCAACGAGTGTAGAGCGGGAAGCGGTAGTTGCGGACGTCCAAGCGCGCACAGGGGCGATTCTTGTCCCACCGTATGACGATTACCATATTATTTGCGGCCAGGGGACGACGGGACTAGAGATGCATGCACAGTATCTTGATGCTGTGCGCGAGAAGCCTGAGTTGAGTGTACATGAGTCCGAGTCTCCGTCCGCTAGGGAAGGTCTAGATGCGGTGATTACGCCgattggaggaggcggtCTCAATTCCGGGGTTGCAACTTTCTTCTCGGATAAGACGACGAAAGTCTTTGGCGCGGAACCGAGCTTCGAGGGCGCGGACGATTGTCGGCGTGGGCTTGACGCTGGACAGAGGGTTGAGAGCGTGAAGACTCTGACGATTGCGGATGGGTTAAGAACGCCGGTGGGCGTGTTGAATTGGGAGGTTATTTCAGACAAGAGCAAAGTGGCGGGTGTGTTTTCCGTCACTgaggagcagatcaaggcTGCAATGAGGCTTGTTCTGGAACGAATGAAGGTGGTTGTTGAACCAAGCGCTGTTGTGGGATTGGCTGTTTGTCTGTATAATGAGGAGTTTCGACGGCTTGTCGAACGCGAGGCGCCAGCCGGCTGGGATGTAGGAATTGTGTTTAGTGGTGGGAATACGACGGTTGAGGCGATTGGGAAATTGTTTGGTTGA
- a CDS encoding ketol-acid reductoisomerase (transcript_id=CADANIAT00009254) — MASRGLPRALRVARVAAPRSVVSAALPRPSLAKIAANAVPRVAAPVVPVRGVKTISFADSQETVYERADWPREKLQEYFKNDTLALIGYGSQGHGQGLNLRDQGLNVIVGVRKDGASWKEAIQDGWVPGKNLFEVTEAVQKGTIVMNLLSDAAQSETWPTLKPLITKGKTLYFSHGFSPVFKEKTKVDVPSDVDVILVAPKGSGRTVRTLFREGRGINSSIAVFQDVTGNAKEKAIAMGVAVGSGYLYETTFEKEVYSDLYGERGCLMGGIHGMFLAQYEVLRERGHSPSEAFNETVEEATQSLYPLIGANGMDWMYAACSTTARRGAIDWSSRFKDNLKPLFNELYDSVRDGTETQRSLDYNSQKDYREKYEKEMQEIRDLEIWRAGKAVRSLRPENQK, encoded by the coding sequence ATGGCTTCCCGTGGTCTTCCCCGTGCCCTCCGTGTGGCTCGTGTCGCCGCCCCCCGATCAGTCGTTTCCGCCGCCCTTCCCCGGCCCTCTCTCGCTAAGATTGCTGCCAATGCCGTCCCCCGTGTGGCCGCTCCCGTCGTCCCCGTCCGTGGTGTCAAGACCATCTCCTTTGCCGACTCCCAGGAGACCGTCTACGAGCGTGCCGACTGGCCCCGTGAGAAGCTGCAGGAATACTTCAAGAACGACACTCTTGCCCTGATCGGTTACGGTTCTCAGGGTCACGGCCAGGGTCTGAACCTGCGTGACCAGGGTCTTAACGTCATTGTTGGTGTCCGCAAGGATGGTGCTTCCTGGAAGGAGGCCATCCAGGACGGCTGGGTTCCCGGCAAGAACCTGTTCGAGGTTACCGAGGCTGTCCAGAAGGGTACCATTGTCATGAACCTCCTCTCCGATGCTGCTCAGTCTGAGACCTGGCCCACTCTCAAGCCCCTCATCACCAAGGGCAAGACTCTCTACTTCTCCCATGGTTTCTCCCCCGTtttcaaggagaagaccaaggtcgATGTTCCCTCTGACGTCGATGTCATCCTCGTCGCCCCCAAGGGTTCCGGCCGTACCGTTCGCACTCTCTTCCGTGAGGGCCGTGGTATCAACTCCTCCATTGCCGTCTTCCAGGATGTTACTGGCAATGCTAAGGAGAAGGCTATCGCCATGGGTGTTGCTGTCGGTTCCGGCTACCTCTACGAGACTAcctttgagaaggaggtctACTCTGACCTCTACGGTGAGCGTGGCTGCCTCATGGGCGGTATCCACGGTATGTTCCTTGCTCAGTACGAAGTCCTCCGTGAGCGTGGTCACAGCCCCTCCGAGGCTTTCAACGAGACCGTCGAGGAGGCTACCCAGTCTCTGTACCCTCTGATCGGCGCCAACGGTATGGACTGGATGTACGCCGCTTGCTCCACGACCGCCCGCCGTGGTGCCATCGACTGGTCCAGCCGCTTCAAGGACAACCTGAAGCCCCTCTTCAACGAGCTCTACGATAGCGTTCGCGACGGCACAGAGACCCAGCGCTCTCTGGACTACAACTCCCAGAAGGACTACCGCGAGAAgtacgagaaggagatgcagGAGATCCGTGATCTCGAGATCTGGCGCGCCGGAAAGGCCGTCCGCTCCCTCCGTCCCGAGAACCAGAAATAA
- a CDS encoding isochorismatase family protein family (transcript_id=CADANIAT00009255), with protein sequence MNFLSALGNLPTRQALLLLDFQNDFVRPNGALHVPNTADIIEIIPPLANAFRRTGYVVWGRSYHESRQPLLNADGQDLVVISRAEDSVKKRTADFELKGPLHEEAFLSTETPQCCLPQSAGAQFPAPLLAAIDSESDILIEKSEYSALSPALVLSLRTRFVTEIYLCGSLSNASVYATALDAVRHGFSLFLIEDCLGYRSFSRHEETMRRMADVLGANGITSQELLEQLDREETDQIARSAPRLARPLPPAGIEGDLEDLDVKLNTTNTKEDSPEPPLRRRRLEDILAEMSDDEHGHLRELAELSRGQVRSYRVERDGQSHGPESVDNSARNTRRKRPDQSESRSSRTERHRVRRLKPATNVCRPGDVIGEGDSRIVYELDLPENAFERIRDEVAWQKMYHMSGQVPRLVAVQGKRSSDGSIPIYRHPADESPPLEPFSPTVDQVRVLVERILGHPLNHVLIQLYRDGQDRISEHSDKTLDIVRGSSICNVSLGAQRVMILRQKGSTNEEGTARVTQRIPMPHESLFVLGERTNAAWVHGIKADKRQESEKSVEERAYGGQRISLTFRHIGTFLDPIIDTIWGQGAVAKCQGEARPVIHANAEETERLVRAFGEENRSIDFDWDAAYGEGFDVVNFVTATSTKLVLGEDEVVNLRVQLGLGENSIRYDTTPHQTLQAGSEAKLPLYIDSDGTKVAGDQAILRYLAQRAPDPERQGVEVLRGGDKLSDIDGLLAKWRESYNSSEPDFDTLTPWEQVLTGQHYLGGNTLAIDDCAFWPVLREFVQKTGPLSDKAYPNLAQYYTRVGKRGIVRAVLEEMK encoded by the coding sequence ATGAATTTTCTTTCCGCCCTCGGGAATCTGCCAACCCGACAAgcactcctccttctcgacttCCAAAACGACTTTGTTCGTCCAAATGGAGCTCTTCATGTGCCGAATACGGCAGATATTATCGAGATTATTCCACCACTTGCCAATGCATTCCGTCGCACGGGCTATGTTGTCTGGGGCCGCTCGTATCATGAGTCACGCCAACCGCTGCTCAACGCTGACGGCCAAGATCTGGTAGTTATAAGCCGCGCCGAGGACTCGGTCAAAAAACGAACAGCAGACTTTGAGCTGAAAGGCCCTCTTCATGAAGAGGCCTTTCTTTCGACCGAAACTCCTCAGTGCTGTCTTCCTCAAAGCGCTGGAGCCCAATTCCCCGCCCCGCTACTCGCGGCTATCGATTCCGAGTCCGATATCCTAATAGAGAAATCAGAGTATTCTGCTTTGTCTCCGGCGCTTGTTCTTTCCCTGCGCACTCGTTTTGTGACCGAAATCTATCTCTGCGGTTCCCTCTCCAACGCCTCGGTCTACGCGACTGCGCTTGACGCCGTCCGTCACGGGTTCTCGCTTTTCTTAATCGAGGACTGTCTAGGTTACCGGAGTTTTTCTCGCCACGAGGAGACTATGCGACGCATGGCCGATGTTCTTGGAGCAAACGGCATTACCTCTCAGGAGCTCCTAGAACAGCTGGACCGCGAAGAGACCGATCAGATCGCACGCAGTGCGCCCCGCCTGGCACGGCCTTTACCCCCGGCTGGCATTGAAGGTGATCTGGAGGATCTGGACGTAAAGCTCAACaccacaaacaccaaagaaGATAGCCCTGAGCCTCCTTTGAGACGCCGGAGGCTAGAAGATATCTTGGCTGAAATGTCTGATGACGAGCATGGCCATCTCCGGGAACTGGCAGAACTGAGTCGTGGGCAGGTCCGCTCTTATCGCGTTGAGCGAGACGGACAATCTCATGGACCAGAGTCAGTAGATAATTCGGCGAGAAACACCCGCCGAAAGCGACCCGACCAAAGCGAGTCTCGCTCCTCTCGAACTGAACGTCACCGAGtcaggagattgaagccagCAACGAACGTCTGTCGCCCAGGGGATGTTATCGGAGAGGGTGATTCCCGGATTGTCTATGAACTTGATTTGCCAGAGAATGCTTTTGAACGCATCCGTGACGAAGTGGCTTGGCAGAAGATGTACCACATGTCCGGACAGGTACCCCGTCTCGTTGCTGTTCAAGGGAAGCGCTCGTCGGATGGTTCCATACCGATCTACCGTCATCCTGCAGACGAATCACCTCCACTTGAACCATTTTCCCCTACTGTCGACCAGGTACGTGTCCTTGTGGAACGTATTCTAGGACACCCTCTGAATCATGTCCTCATCCAACTCTATCGTGACGGGCAAGACCGAATCTCTGAGCATTCAGATAAGACCCTCGACATTGTCCGTGGTTCTTCTATCTGCAATGTCAGCCTTGGCGCCCAACGAGTCATGATACTCCGGCAGAAGGGCTCGACGAACGAGGAAGGCACAGCTAGAGTCACACAACGAATACCGATGCCCCACGAGTCTCTCTTCGTATTGGGCGAAAGGACAAATGCAGCCTGGGTTCATGGCATTAAGGCCGATAAGCGGCAAGAGTCCGAGAAATCGGTGGAGGAGCGCGCTTACGGAGGTCAAAGGATCTCGCTTACTTTCCGACATATTGGCACCTTCTTAGACCCTATCATTGACACTATCTGGGGTCAAGGTGCCGTCGCTAAATGCCAGGGTGAAGCGCGCCCCGTAATCCATGCCAACGCAGAAGAAACCGAGCGGCTGGTGCGCGcttttggagaagaaaacagGTCTATTGATTTTGACTGGGACGCCGCTTATGGCGAAGGCTTCGATGTTGTCAATTTTGTCACAGCCACCAGTACCAAACTGGTCCTTGGTGAGGACGAGGTAGTCAACTTGCGGGTTCAACTTGGCCTAGGCGAGAATAGTATTAGATATGACACCACCCCGCATCAGACCTTACAAGCAGGTAGTGAGGCCAAGCTGCCCTTGTACATCGACTCGGACGGTACGAAGGTCGCTGGTGATCAGGCGATACTGAGATACCTAGCGCAGCGCGCTCCCGATCCAGAACGACAAGGCGTGGAGGTGTTGCGCGGTGGCGATAAGTTATCCGACATCGACGGCCTTCTCGCGAAATGGCGAGAATCCTACAATAGCAGCGAGCCAGATTTTGATACATTGACCCCGTGGGAACAAGTTTTAACCGGGCAGCACTACCTTGGCGGGAACACTTTGGCAATTGATGACTGCGCATTTTGGCCAGTTCTAAGGGAGTTTGTCCAAAAGACCGGACCGCTCTCAGACAAGGCGTATCCTAATTTAGCCCAGTACTATACACGAGTTGGCAAACGTGGCATTGTCAGGGCAGTCCTCGAAGAAATGAAATGA
- a CDS encoding rhamnogalacturonan acetylesterase RgaE (transcript_id=CADANIAT00009256) yields the protein MKSIALTSLSLLPSALAQTIYLAGDSTMASSTPGWGDYIADSVSVEISNQAIGGRSARSYTREGRFQAIADVLQAGDYVVIEFGHNDGGSLSNDNGRTDCPGDGDETCETVYNGVAETVLTFPAYIENAALLFLEKGANVLISSQTPNNPWESGTFSYTPNRFVGYAELAAQRAGVDYVDHGAYTASIFEALGADTVNSFYPNDHTHTNAEGSSVVADAFLKAVVCSGVALNDVLTRTDFDGECL from the exons ATGAAATCCATCGCTCTtacctctctttctctcctcccgTCCGCGCTGGCGCAGACAATTTACTTGGCTGGTGACTCCACCATGGCGTCCAGTACTCCTG GATGGGGTGACTACATTGCCGACAGCGTCTCGGTTGAAATCTCTAACCAGGCCATTGGTGGTCGTAGCGCGCGCTCCTACACCCGCGAGGGCCGCTTCCAGGCCATCGCCGACGTCCTTCAAGCAGGCGACTATGTTGTTATCGAGTTTGGACACAACGACGGCGGCTCTCTCTCCAACGATAACGGCCGTACTGACTGCCCtggcgatggcgatgagACCTGTGAGACCGTGTACAACGGGGTGGCCGAAACTGTCCTCACCTTCCCAGCGTACATCGAAAATGCGGCGCTGCTGTTTCTGGAGAAGGGTGCCAACGTCCTGATCTCCAGCCAGACGCCCAACAACCCATGGGAGAGCGGAACATTCTCCTACACGCCGAACCGATTTGTCGGGTATGCCGAGTTGGCGGCTCAAAGGGCAGGAGTAGACTATGTGGATCATGGAGCTTATACAGCGAGCATCTTTGAGGCGCTCGGCGCAGACACGGTCAACTCGTTCTACCCGAATGACCATACGCATACTAACGCCGAGGGCTCCAGTGTTGTTGCTGATGCTTTCCTCAAGGCCGTTGTGTGCAGCGGGGTTGCGTTGAACGATGTCTTGACAAGAACTGATTTCGACGGTGAATGCTTGTAA